CGGCCAGATGCTCGAGACCGCCTCGCGCGCGGTCCAGAGGCCGGCGACGACGAACGGCACGAGCAGCATCCGTCCGAGGGCGCTGCCCACGGCGCGCGGGACGATGCGCGTCGCGACCGCGATGAGCATCGTGCCGAGGCCGCACCACAGGGCCATGACCGCGCTCAACGCGAACCACGGCACCGCGCGCACGAGGAACGGCAGGCCGGGGTCGAGGAACTCGGTCATCCACGGGATGTGCACGAGGTAGAACGTGAGACCGAAGACGAGTCCGACGAGGAAGCCCCCGCCCGCTCGGCGGCCGTAGGCGGCGACGAGCACCATCGCGACGGCGACGAAGGCGAGCGGCCACCACCCGATGTCGGGGAAAGCCGCATCCGTGATCGGACCGGCGACGAGCGCGAGCAGCACGGCGCCCCACAGCGGCACGACCGGCCGTGCGGGTTCGGGTGCGAGGGCGGGCGCGGACATCGGAAGACTCAGCCTACGGCGGTGAGCCTGAGCGCATGCGGCGCCCGCCCACGCGCGTCAACCGTGCGGGTTGCTGGCCTTCCCGTCGAGCCACAGCTCGTTCGTCGGATCGGCGTGGGTGCCGCCGCTGCCGACGTGCTTGTCGGAGATCTGCGGGCCCTTGGTGATGACGTGCACGAGCGCCATCGCGTGACCCCGGCCGAGGCCGTAGTCGTCTGCGAGCCACTGCACGATCGGCGTGGCCTTGGTCGAGGCGTCGAAGCCCTTCTCCTGCGCCTTCTCGATGAACTGCCGGGGCGTGAGGCCCGTCTTCTCCTCGATGTTGTCGAGATATGCCTGGAACGACATGTCTAACTCCTCTGCTCGTCATCACGGTCGCTCACCGCATGCGAAAGCGCACGAGCTTTCGATCCATGTCGAAACCCTACGGCGGGACGCGGGCGGGAGGGTCAGGCGACGCTCGAGTACGCCACGATCCCCCGTCGCACGTCGTCGATCGCGTCGCGCGCGGTGCGGCCGAGCGCACCGTCGGCGACGATCGAGATCTGGTCGAGCAGGTCGATGACCTGCTTCATCCACCGCACGAAGTCGCCCGCCGCGAGGTCGGTGTCGCGCAGCACGGCGTCGAGGCGACCGCCGCGCGCCCAGCGATGGGTGGCGGATGCGAGAGCCGCCGAGAGCGGTTCGGTGCCGGGGAGCTTGCGGTCCTCCTCGAGGATGCTGAGCTCCGACCACGCCTGCTCGGTGCGACCGAAGACCTCCGCGAAACGGCCTCGCGGGTAATCGCGCACGATGCCGGCGTCCTCGCGGCGCGGCTCGTAGACGAGCGCGCTCACGAGGGCCGCGAGGGTCGGCGCGTCGACGCCGTCCCACAGCCCGCGCCGCAGGCACTCGGCGACGAGCAGGTCGCGCTCCCCGTAGATGCGCCGCAGGCGGCGCCCCTCGAAGGCGACGCCCATGCGTCCGTGCTCGTCGCGCTCGAGGTAGCCGAGCTCGAGCAGGAGCTCCGTGATGCGGTCGAAGACCTGCGCGACGGCGCCCGTGCGGCCGCGCACCTGCTTCGAGAGGCGGTCGGTGTCGCGCTTGAGGCGGAACCAGCGCTCCGCCCAGCGCGCGTGCGCCTCGCGGTCGCTGCACGCGTGGCAGGGGTGCTGCTTCATGCGCCGCCGCAACTGGTCGATCTGCCGCTGTCGGCGGTCGCGCTCGGCGCGCGAGCCCTCGTGCGCGCGCGACTGCTTGCGCTCGAGGTCGCTCAGCTCGCGACGGATGCCGGCGTACTCGCCGAAGTCGCCCAGGTGGCACCGCATCGCCTCGGCGTAGCCCGCGAGCGACTTCTCCTGCTCCCGGATCTTGCGGGCGAGGTCGACGACCGCCCGGTCGGCCTGGAACTGCGCGAAGGAGCTCTCGAGGATCTCGCGCGTGCGCTCCCGCCCGAACTGCTCGATGAGGTTGACCGCCATGTTGTACGTGGGGCGGAAGGCCGAATTGAGCGGGTAGCTGCGGCGCGACGCGAGCTGCGCGACGGCCTGCGGGTCGAGCCCCGCCGCCCACTGGATGACGGAGTGCCCCTCGACGTCGATCCCACGGCGCCCCGCGCGGCCCGTGAGCTGCGTGTACTCCCCCGGAGTGATCGGCACGCGCGCCTCGCCGTTGAACTTCTCGAGCTTCTCGAGCACGACCGTGCGAGCGGGCATGTTGATGCCGAGGGCGAGCGTCTCGGTCGCGAAGACCACCTTGAGCAGCTTGCGTTGGAAGAGCTCCTCGACGACCTCCTTGAAGGTCGGGATGAGGCCGGCGTGGTGGGCGGCGATCCCCCGTTCGAGGCCCTCGAGCCACGAGAAGTAGCCGAGTACGCCGAGATCCTCGTCGCGCAGGCCCGCGCAGCGCTCCTCGACGATGTGGCGGATCTCGTCCCGCTCCCAGCGCTCGGTGAGTTGCACATCCGACCGCAGCAGCTGCTCGACAGCCTGGTCGCATCCGTTGCGGCTGAACACGAAGAAGATCGCGGGGAGCAGGTGGCGGTCGTCGAGGAGCTTGACGACCTCGGGTCGTGCGATGCGGTCGCGCGGGACCTCGCCCTTGCGCTGGTACCGCCCCGCGTGCGGACCGCGATAGGTGCCCGGACCGCGGCCGCCCGCGATCGCGAGGCGTGCGAGTTCGGGGTTGACGCGCGGCGGGGCGTCGGGCGACTGCGCGCCGTCGAAGAGGTCGGCGAGCTTGCCGCGCACGAGCACGTGCTGCTGGAGCGGCACGGGGCGCCGTTCCGACACGATCACGTCGGTCTCGCCGCGCACGGCCTGCAGCCAGTCGCCGAACTCCTCCGCGTTCGACACCGTGGCCGAGAGCGACACCATGCGCACCTCGCGCGGCAGGTGGATGATGACCTCCTCCCACACGGGACCTCGGAAGCGGTCGGCGAGGTAGTGCACCTCGTCCATGACGACGAACGCGAGATCGCGCAGGAGCGGCGAGTCGGCGTAGAGCATGTTGCGCAGCACCTCGGTCGTCATGACGACGACCCGCGCGCCCGAGTTGATGTTGGTGTCGCCCGTGAGCAGACCGACGTTCTCGGCCCCGTGCTCGGCGGCGAGCTCCGCGTACTTCTGATTGCTGAGGGCCTTCATGGGCGTCGTGTAGAACGCCTTCGCCGAGCGCTCCGCGAGGGCGAGGTGCACCGCGAACTCCGCGACGATCGTCTTGCCGGCTCCCGTCGGCGCGGCGACGAGCACGCTGCGCCCCTCCTCGAGCGAACGGCAGGCCTCGACCTGGAAGTCGTCGAGCTCGACCGGCAGACTCGCGCGGAAGGTCTCGAGCTGCGGCGTGCGCGACCGCGCCTTGAACGCCGCGTAGCGTTCCGCGGGCGAGAGGTCGGCGTCGTCGCGAGGGGTCATGCGCCCGAGAGGCCCGCCTCGAACGAGGCCTGCCGTCGTGCGGCGACCCTGTCGTGCCAGAGGGCGATCCCGACGGCCGCGAAGTAGAGCACGACCATCGGCAGGGCGAGCAGGATCATCGAGATCGGGTCGGCGGCCGGCGTCGCCATCGCCGTGAAGACGACGATGATGAGCACGGCCCAGCGCCAACCCTTGAGGATCGTGGCGCCCTGCATGACGCCCGCGAAGTTGAGCAGCACGAGGAACACGGGCATGACGAACGCGACGCCCGTCGCGAGCAGGAGCTTGAGGATGAAGTCGACGTAGGTCTTGGTGTCGTAGAGCTGGGATGCCCCCGGCGGCACAAAGCGGAACATGAACTCGACGATGCGCGGGAGCACGAGCCAGCCCGCGGCGCAGCCGAGCAGGAAGAGCGGCACGGCCGAGAAGAAGAAGCCGAAGACGTAGCGGCGCTCCTTCTTCGTGAGTCCGGGCACGAAGAAGGCGAAGATCTGGTACAGCCAGACGGGGCTCGACAGGATGATGCCCACGACGATCGACACCTGGAACTGGATGTCGAGGGCGCCCGTGAGGCTCGAGAAGTTGAGCGTGATCTTGTCGGGGTCGAGTCCCAGCTCGTCGGCGATGTGGAAGACGGGACCGGAGATCGCCGCCCACGTGCCTCGGCCCGCGAGAGCTTCGGCCGCCCCCGGCACGACCGGCTCCAGCAGCTCGCCGAACCAGCCGAGGTCGTAGATCATCCACCCGAGGATGGTGCCCCCGAGCACTCCGAAGGCGCTCCGTGTGAGCCGCTTGCGCAGCTCGATGAGGTGCTCGGCGAGCGACATCCGCCGCTCGGGGTTGTTCTTGCGGGGATGCGTCCGGGTCGTTCCGGTCACGCGCCTAGGACTTGTCGGACGGCGTGCCGTCGACCGGCTTCGCCGGCTCGGAGGCGTCCGAGCTCGCCGTGCCCTCGGTCTTCGCGTCGCCGTCCGTCTTGATCTCGCTGCGGAAGATCTTGACCGACTGGCCGAGGCTCTTCGAGAGCGCCGGGAGTCGCGTCGCACCGAAGAGCACGAGGACGACGACGAGGATGATCAGCCAGGTCTGCCACTGGTTGACGAACAGGGGAAGCGTGTACATGGGAACGTCCTCGTCGGTAGGCGGGTCGGGGCAAGTCTACGCGTAGCGGGCGAGTCCGGCCGCGGCCCACTCGGCCACGGCGCGGCGCGCCTGCTCGGGCGCGACGACGCGCACCGTTCCGGGCATTCCGGCGATGAGTCGCTTGAGGCCGTGGTAGTGCGATACCCGCAGGGTCGTACGGATGCGGTCGCCCACCTCGCTCGTGAGCGCGCCGTCGGGGATGTAGTCGGCGAGCAGGCCGATGACCTCGGGCGCTGCCTCGATCGTCACCTCGAGGTCTTCGGCGGACGGCTCGAAGAGCGTGTCGGGAAGGCGCACCTCGGATGCGTCGTGCTCGATCGGCTCGTCGGTCACGACCATGTCGCTCATGCGGTCGAAGCGGAAGGTGCGGAGGGCCTTGCGCAGGTGGCACCAGCCGCGCAGGTACCAGTCGGAGTCGATCGACTCGACGCGCAGCGGGTCGACGTCGCGCTCCTCGCTCTCGCCGCGCGAGTTGAGGTAGCCGAAGCGCACGCGGCGGCCCTCCGCGACGGCGCGGCGCACGAGTCGCAGCACCTCGCTGTCGGGGTCG
The Protaetiibacter sp. SSC-01 genome window above contains:
- a CDS encoding DUF4287 domain-containing protein, whose protein sequence is MSFQAYLDNIEEKTGLTPRQFIEKAQEKGFDASTKATPIVQWLADDYGLGRGHAMALVHVITKGPQISDKHVGSGGTHADPTNELWLDGKASNPHG
- a CDS encoding RNA helicase, giving the protein MTPRDDADLSPAERYAAFKARSRTPQLETFRASLPVELDDFQVEACRSLEEGRSVLVAAPTGAGKTIVAEFAVHLALAERSAKAFYTTPMKALSNQKYAELAAEHGAENVGLLTGDTNINSGARVVVMTTEVLRNMLYADSPLLRDLAFVVMDEVHYLADRFRGPVWEEVIIHLPREVRMVSLSATVSNAEEFGDWLQAVRGETDVIVSERRPVPLQQHVLVRGKLADLFDGAQSPDAPPRVNPELARLAIAGGRGPGTYRGPHAGRYQRKGEVPRDRIARPEVVKLLDDRHLLPAIFFVFSRNGCDQAVEQLLRSDVQLTERWERDEIRHIVEERCAGLRDEDLGVLGYFSWLEGLERGIAAHHAGLIPTFKEVVEELFQRKLLKVVFATETLALGINMPARTVVLEKLEKFNGEARVPITPGEYTQLTGRAGRRGIDVEGHSVIQWAAGLDPQAVAQLASRRSYPLNSAFRPTYNMAVNLIEQFGRERTREILESSFAQFQADRAVVDLARKIREQEKSLAGYAEAMRCHLGDFGEYAGIRRELSDLERKQSRAHEGSRAERDRRQRQIDQLRRRMKQHPCHACSDREAHARWAERWFRLKRDTDRLSKQVRGRTGAVAQVFDRITELLLELGYLERDEHGRMGVAFEGRRLRRIYGERDLLVAECLRRGLWDGVDAPTLAALVSALVYEPRREDAGIVRDYPRGRFAEVFGRTEQAWSELSILEEDRKLPGTEPLSAALASATHRWARGGRLDAVLRDTDLAAGDFVRWMKQVIDLLDQISIVADGALGRTARDAIDDVRRGIVAYSSVA
- the tatC gene encoding twin-arginine translocase subunit TatC; the protein is MTGTTRTHPRKNNPERRMSLAEHLIELRKRLTRSAFGVLGGTILGWMIYDLGWFGELLEPVVPGAAEALAGRGTWAAISGPVFHIADELGLDPDKITLNFSSLTGALDIQFQVSIVVGIILSSPVWLYQIFAFFVPGLTKKERRYVFGFFFSAVPLFLLGCAAGWLVLPRIVEFMFRFVPPGASQLYDTKTYVDFILKLLLATGVAFVMPVFLVLLNFAGVMQGATILKGWRWAVLIIVVFTAMATPAADPISMILLALPMVVLYFAAVGIALWHDRVAARRQASFEAGLSGA
- the tatA gene encoding twin-arginine translocase TatA/TatE family subunit, giving the protein MYTLPLFVNQWQTWLIILVVVLVLFGATRLPALSKSLGQSVKIFRSEIKTDGDAKTEGTASSDASEPAKPVDGTPSDKS
- a CDS encoding YafY family protein — translated: MADKRHRVPARAVPPTGSRDKLAFLLALVPWLLEHDRVTVQEAAAHFGVSEDDIRSSVSLVAMSGVPGSTSTYQHEDLFDIDWDAFEEQDEIAITQHVAIDDAPRLSAREAAALIAGLQYLQSLPENADRVAIRGLVEKLSRGASGVPSQLAVAGDPDSEVLRLVRRAVAEGRRVRFGYLNSRGESEERDVDPLRVESIDSDWYLRGWCHLRKALRTFRFDRMSDMVVTDEPIEHDASEVRLPDTLFEPSAEDLEVTIEAAPEVIGLLADYIPDGALTSEVGDRIRTTLRVSHYHGLKRLIAGMPGTVRVVAPEQARRAVAEWAAAGLARYA